The sequence taacctttatttaactaggcaagtcagttaagaacaaattcgtatttacaatgacagcctacaccggccaaacccggacgacgctgggccaattgtgcgccgccctatgggactcccaatcacggccggttgtggtacagcctggaatcgaaccaggaggtctgtagtgacgcctcaagcactgtgatgcagtgccttaaactgctgcgccactcgggagcccatttaTAACATGATATTGTTCCTCATATTTAGCTTATTCAATATATCATCGTAAGGATAGTTTCAAGTCTCAATTAAACATTTGTCAGTTTGCGAGACAGTGTTTTTTATGTGAATGTGTCTTTGCTAACGTATTGTCATCTGAAAGGAAGTTTCCCtatgggcacagacatcagttcaatgtctagttttgatatacatttggttgagttgtcaactaacgtgaattcaaagtgaaataaacaaaaaatgtcaccatgtcattggatttaggttaaaagttgggtgaaagaaAAGACAAAATTCCATTTACGTTGatttactttttgcaaatcaaatcagttttccacgttgattcaatgtcgtcacatttcatttttttgtagaaatgacgtggaaacaacgtgtGTGACAGAATGAACTGTGATTCATCAATAGATTGTGTAATGGTGACAGTCATATCAACAAGGGCTTAGGAGTTAAAATGAAAAGACAGATCAAATGATCTGCTTTTGGCAGAATTGGAGTCCGAAATATGCCGCCACTAAGTACCACAGGAATTCTCTCAGTGAGTTAAATGCAATGGTGTGAAATACGTCAACAGGTTTTTCAAAAATATGGCTTTAACAAACTGGGTCATCTTGGGTCTAGCTGCAGGATACTTTCTATTCAGGAGATCAGATTATTTGATAGCCATCTGTGATAAGTCACTCACCAACTCAAATCAAATAAGAGCAAAAGGTCTTATGATACATTTTGACACAGACTTTTTTGGGAAGTAAACACAGGTCTGCTATAATGATAGGTAGCTATAATGATATTCATATGTACACAATAACGCTATTTTGAGACAATATAAATGGTGAACTGACaggaaatgaaaacatgtttttcgaGTAAAATGCCTCTTTAAAGAATGTGAGTACTGGAATAACAAATATCTATTGTTGCCTCTTTCAAGTCAAATTTCAGATGCGATAATTGCCTTGTTTACTTGCTAGTCTCCCCATAGAAAAGGAGAATGCTATTGTCTTGCAtttaagcagtggtggaaaaagttatacttgagtaaaagtaaagataccttcatagaacaTTActcaagtgaaagtgaaagtcacccaataaaatactacttgagtagaagtctaaaagtatttggttttaaatgtacttaagtatcagaagtaaatgtaattgctaaaatatacttaagtattaaaagtaaaatcatttcaaattccttatattaagcaaaccagacggcaccatttatTAGTAaatattattataaaaaaataaaaataaaaatacggatagccaggagcacactccaacactcagacagacataatttacaaatgaagcacttgtgtttagtaagtcccccagatcagaggcaatagggatgaccagggatgacaattttcctgtgctgccaagcattcaaaatgtaacgagtacttttgggtgtcagggaaatgtaTGCAGTACAAAGTAcatttttctttaggaatgtagtgaagttaaagttgtcaaaaatataaatagtaaagtacatatACCCCAAAAACCTACTTAAgttgtactttaaagtatttttaattaagtactttacaccactgcatttaAGCACAGCTTTCCACCACCTGACAGCTCTGCGTGTAACTAACACTGATGTGTTCTTCCTGTGAAGACGTGAGTCAGGTTTGATGACCCAGAGTCTTTGTGGCGTGGTAGGATATCCCTCCCCTTGTTTTTAGCCCACAAAGCCATAATGTTGTAGGCTAAACTTCCTCTGTTCAGAATTGATTGTTTGATACCAGTTGGGGAGAGAAGTGGATTTACAATAGTATCTTTAAAAATAGCCGCCAACTGTGAACAATTTCTTTATGACATTGTTTTGCGTGTTAGCTGTGGCGATTtatagcatgtaaatcttggtggggcaaagattttttttttatgcctgccagcaaagccacaacaatAAACTACATTAATtggactataacggtgacaaacagtacccacaaactgttagggcctacataaagctgtcccaacagcagtcccaacagcagtaccaacaccttaccactgttacacctggctatcagcggagccttgtctggcagcgaaacagttcattcagcctcatttactgcctttaaaaaaaacattgctgatatggctgacttgcttaaacaaatgtggtttctactgacaattgagatgtacaaactatggcataaggggatgacaagcggataagaggcaatccgtaatttcgattaagacattaatgagcgagctaggacagacgtagtcaataactatttgttcagcacttttgaaatgtacagtgacagaattcagaacatgggccgttcttacagtattctccctgtacaccaagtcagaaccgtaggataaataaagggggcatataagcagacaatgaaagctcttacaatattcgatgatgacagttctctaaaacaggctataggctacatgtccaccaccaagtcagaacagtaggctaagggggaaaagggaccaatttattagggtgaggcacatgggctactaacagcttactacacaacatacacttagtattactttcttagctatagtatacatatctcccggcatattacataatttatgcagcaacatataatacatttttggactcaccttgttgtgctgtgctcacttgaacaggaaggtggtgcagCGGTCCTTCGTAGGCAacttttgtcatcaaagtctgtcattcattagcatcaaatagcccccgcgatatgcaacttttcagggaagttaggaaccaatatacacaagcagtcaggaaagcaaaggctaactttttcaaacagaaatgtacatcctgtagcactaactcacaaaagttttgggacactgtaaagtccatggagaataagagcacttcctcccagctgcccactgcactgaggctaggaaacactatcaccaccgataaatctacaataatcgagaatttcaacaagcattttgctacggctggccatgctttccacctggctaccactaccccggccactaactctgcaccctccgctgcaacttgcccatgcccccccgcttctccttcacacaaattcagacagctgatgttctgaaagagctgcaaaatctggacccctacaaatcagctgggctagacaatctggaccctttctttctaaaactagccgccgaaattgtcgcaacccctattactagtctgttcaacctctcttacgtaacgtctgagatccccagagattggaaagctgccgcggtcatccccctcttcaaagggggtgacactctagatccaaactgttacagacctatatccatcctgccctgcctttcgaaagtatttgaaagccaagttaacaaacagatcaccgaccatttcgaatcccaccgtaccttctccgctatgcaatccggtttccgagctggtcatgggtgcacttcagccacgctcaaggtcctaaacgatattataaccgcgatcgataatagacagtactgtgcagccgtcttcatcgacctggccaaggctttcgactctgtcaaccaccgcattcttattggcagactaaatagccttggtttctcaaatgactgcctcgcctgtttcaccaactacttctcagatagagttcagtgtgtcaaatcggagggcctgttgtctggacctatggcagtctctatgggggtgccacagggttcaattattgggccgactcttttctccgtgtatatcaatgatgtcgctcttgctgctggtgactctcagatccacctctatgcagacgacaccattttgtatacatctggcccttcattggacactgtgttaacaaacctccaaacgagcttcaatgccatacaacactccttcagtagcctccaactgctcttaaacactagtaaaactaaatacatactcttcaatcgaacgctgctggcacccgcccacccgactagaatcaccactctcgacgggtctgacctagagtatgtggacaactacaaatacctaggtgtctggttagacagtaaactctccttccagactcacattaagaatctccaatccaaagttaaatctagaatcggcttcctatttcgcaacaaagcctccttcactcatgctgccaaacatgccctcgtaaaactgactatcctaccgatccttgacttcggcgatgtcatttacaaaatagcctccaacactctactcagcaaattggatgtagtctatcacagtgccatccgttttgtctccaaagccccatacactacccaccactgtgacctgtacgctcttgttggctggtcctcactacatgttcgtcgtcaaacccactggctccaggccatctataaatcactgcaaggcaaatccccgccttatcttagctcattggtcaccatagcagcacccacccgtagtctgcgctccagcaggtatatctcactggtcattcccaaagccaacacctcctttggccgccattccttccagttctctgctgccaatgaccggaacgaattgcaaaaatctctgaagctggagactcttatctccctcactaactttaagcatcagttgtcagagcaccttaccgatcactgcacctgtacacagcccatctgaaattagcccacccaactacctcatccctatattgttttgtattttgctcttttgcaccccagtatctctatttgcacataatctcttgcacatctagcattccagtgttaatactaattgtaattattttgcactatagcctatttattgccttacctccataacttgctacatttgcacacactgtatatatattttttctgttgtattttttgactttatgttttttaccccatatgtaactctgtgttgttgtttttatcacactactatgctttatcttggccaggtcgcagttgtaaatgagaacttgttctcaactggcttacctggttaaataaaggtgaaataaataaaaaatctgaatttatggtgctttcaagaaaactgggaactctgaaaaaaggttgaatcatgaccttagtgatcttcaggtcagacctctagaaagaggcctgagttcccgacttggaattccgagttggatgaccgttcaaaacctattttcccagtcggagctagttttttcccagttgtcttgaactcactgaagtctgagagttccgagtttccagttgttttgaaagcggcagaaatcatgctggattgatagcatggccaatgttgaatgtttatccttttaaacttggaaaagagacccttaaacccagacgttgaccacacatccactccactgaataccaggctagtgattgctttgcaatgctttcAGTTAATatactgattccttccaaaccactcatttgcgatttccaacttgttgtgtaatgtttatgtccaatggctgatgagcaccgatacattttatctataatttctcttcataatttctcttcatatgacaaggattgaaaatgatttgccagtagattgtcgacttgattcatgatgatgactgctagctaagattttgaaagtataatgttgacatgatcagtccaatcaaagctactgtagatataacgtgatttgacgtcctTTTGATCTGTGGCCAaagaccttgagccttcttggatgggcacttctaatgtaactctatggcttGAATTTTttagctctccccgtagattttgcggtgacgtagtgtccccatgagtgacagaacacggagccaatcacggcgcaactagagaacattaccaacccctacgctccgtattttctgctggctgccccactacctcagaaagcactgagctaggctgaaacacctgcattttggagctgccttactcaagaaagcaaaaaagagaccatgtttgtatgcggctttattaactcaatgatttttttTCTCCgatgtttgcaaactgatatgtgacacgtattaatgccaaaataacatgcaaaacaggcaaaaaaaattataaaaaatatgtatttatttatagcTAAACGGGTGgagctcaaaacaggtggggcagagccctgaatgacgggtcgccactgcgtTTTAGGCCTCTCCCTATTCTTGCATTTCATGCTTTGCTTTGCATTTACTGTTAACACTGGTTATTCCCCCATAAGTATCAGTCTGATTCAGCAAATTGTCTTTCCTACATTGTATGCCACAGGTCTAAATGTACATTGAGGTCTAAAAGATAAGCACTGTCCTCTCACAATATGATTATACTACAGCAGAGTATCTGTAGCAAATTCATCCTGACAAAATATTTTACAAAATCTTTCAAGAGCCCGGTATCATGAACATTGCAGGGTCATTCGTGATAGCTGCAAGCCACTGGCAGCATCGGGGTAAATCTCTGGTAGGTAGAATGCTGAAAATAACTCATTTTCACGCTTGTTTGTAATTAGCACTGCCAGACACAGAACATCACATAGGCATGATGACAAAAGTTAGAGAAAAACAAAACGTTTTCAAAACAATTTTGCCTAGAGAAGTTATGAGATTAATGTGTTGGTCGTTCGAAGTAAACAACTGCATCATCCAAGTTTGTGGCCACGCTCCCTCTACCTAGCAGGCGGTATCTGCATTCGTTATGAATGCCGGActttgtggttcactatgagcagCCAAATACACAGGAAGTCGAAACTTCTCGATTCTACCAGTGAAATGAAAATGTGCTCGTTCTAGGTTGTGGTTTGGATCATTTTTATGTTTATGACAAAAAAGTAATAATATTAATTTAGTAATGACTATAGTGAAGTTTCCCTTTAAATAGCATTTATTTAGAATTGATCAAAAATTTCCAGAAATAGTTTTACCAGCTCTGTGTATCCTCAAATTGAAAAAAGTGAGGGAGTGCTGCTCCCCCACGCTCTGGCAGCACTACACCTGTGTAGCGCATACAGCATCTAATGGCCACGTTTCTGTTCTTGTTCCAGGGAAGCACTACCGCAAGTCCTGTGCCTCGTCTGGGGCCTGCCTCATCGCCTCATCTGGCTACCAGCAGTTCTGCACAGGGAAGCTCTACTCTGTGTGCATCAGCTGCTGCAACACACCCCTCTGTAATGGACCCCGTCAGAAGAAACAGAGTTCCAGAAACAGAGTTCCCTCTGCCGCCTCATCTCTAAGCCTGCTACACAGCCTTTCCCTCCTTTTTCTTCCCTTCCTCATGCGCCCACACTCCATATTCAACTGAGAGGCTATGATTGGCTGGTTTGGTCTCATCAAGACTGTGGTCCAGCTTTTGAGGCTTTTGAGCctgtgtttcagtgaaaggttatCCTGCCTGTATGGTGTCTATATCTTCAATGGATGTATGacactgtcctaatatggacaccgtatttAGATGATGTCCTAATAAGGACAGCAACTAAAGGTCAAAGGACATTGATTGAAGAAAGGTTCTGAAGGAACCTCCCAAATATGTTTATAAAGTCAGTGGAAGTGAAGTGGCCATGGAGTGACGTCACTTCCAACAGGTCACTTTTTTTCTGTGGACTCTATGGGGCTGATCTTTACATTGACATCACTGATTGACACATTGACTGGCCAACTGAGGGCACTACAAGGTGATATGTATATTTGTAGATGAACTGGACGAGGAATATTTGTAcagtaagggctctattcaatctgtatcgctgaagcgctAAAGATTGCACGTGTAGAAATGttaaggtaatttccaattgagtcTCTGTGACAGCGGGAACATTGTCTCTAATTGTCAATCGCGCTATAAAAGTGAACTGGACTACAGACACATAAGATGAACAAAAACCCAAATAAACCAACCAAAACTAACTGACCATTTTTTAAATTACGGCATCCATTTTAGGAAGTCGTCGAGTCTGTAAGTGGTCAGTTATGGATGCCATGCAAATCAATGGAAAAGTATACTTTGGACACAATTTACAATGCAGTCACCAAGTCATGATGAACAATGTTGAGCAAGTAGTTTTCAGTTAAGTGAATGTGATAATGAGTTACAGTATGGAGAAGTGTTTATCTCATGTCAAGGAAAGAAATCACTCTAATTAACACTTCAAATACGAAGATTTTTCAATGTTCCAGCTTTTCCAATGTACAGTACGAGATGAAATTGGTAAAAAATTATCCTGACTGTGCTTCGACTGCATGTAATATGTTAGACTCCTCACGTCTTTAGTCTGTAGAGGCACCTCACTTACAAATCAGCTTGTGACAGATTGTTGCCGTGGGACACACTGTATCCCTCTCCGATTGATTGAATACTGTAATACAGAAGACAGCTTAGTGGCTCTCCTTTGGTTCAACTTTCACGGTCACCTAGAAGTCATTCTTGACTGTATTGACTCACCACATAAATTCTACTTCATAACCGAAGCCAAGAAGCATATTAAGCCCctcttatcaaatcaaattgtatttgtcacctgcgctgaatacaacaggtctagaccttaccgtgaaatgcttacttacgagcccttaaccaataatgcagttttaagaaaataagagtTCATAAAATATTcactaaataaacaaaagtaaaaaaaaaaaaaaaaagtaacactataaaataacaataacgaggctatatacagggggtaccggtacagagtcaatgttagTTGAGGCAAtatgggtgggggtgggggtcaatccaaatagtccgggtagccatttcattaattgttcagcagtcgtatggcttgggggtattTTGCAGCTATCAATAAAGTGCAAAAAATGTCGAAACT is a genomic window of Coregonus clupeaformis isolate EN_2021a chromosome 4, ASM2061545v1, whole genome shotgun sequence containing:
- the LOC121555632 gene encoding ly6/PLAUR domain-containing protein 1-like; translation: MYELCAPPNFARSNVSLPSDTSERMRLLTYTSLFWFMLKSGLALQIQCYQCEEVTQNDCSTPEFIVNCTVNVQDMCQKEVLVMEDGKHYRKSCASSGACLIASSGYQQFCTGKLYSVCISCCNTPLCNGPRQKKQSSRNRVPSAASSLSLLHSLSLLFLPFLMRPHSIFN